In a single window of the Nicotiana tomentosiformis chromosome 8, ASM39032v3, whole genome shotgun sequence genome:
- the LOC104103927 gene encoding uncharacterized protein, with the protein MSTIIKEDIKDNLTKVQDNNTNGGLTRKGKATNNGEMTKHWKEISSNDSKLERMLDKVLQNQERSGTSMKNMTALVGSHTASIQKLEMQMRDLSREKNLKQKGTIPSDTIANPKGSGNGPTSHCMAIKTRSGKLLQGENEQGVEVEDLEQEVEAQVEVPIVVEVESLPKKVKIPEVNNEEVKEKVIEAPKNRGPIHRSPPPFPQRLARKVDDSKLEKFCDILKQLSVNIPFVEAFQEISGFAKYLITKKRTTKNELVNVTHRVSSVISTTTVQKKEDPGAFTIPCTIGLHNFARSLCDNGASINLMTLDISSKWN; encoded by the exons ATGTCAACAATCATCAAGGAGGATATCAAAGACAATCTTACCAAGGTTCAGGACAACAACACCAATGGAGGTCTAACCCGTAAGGGCAAGGCAACCAACAATGGCGAAATGACCAAG CATTGGAAAGAAATCTCTTCAAATGATTCCAAGTTAGAAAGGATGCTTGACAAAGTGTTGCAAAATCAAGAGAGATCCGGCACTTCAATGAAAAATATGACCGCACTTGTGGGTTCTCACACCGCATCCATACAAAAGTTGGAAATGCAAATGAGAGACCTCTCAAGAGAGAAAAATCTAAAGCAGAAAGGCACAATCCCTAGTGACACAATTGCAAACCCAAAAGGTAGTGGGAATGGTCCGACTTCCCATTGTATGGCAATCAAAACTCGAAGTGGGAAACTACTTCAAGGAGAGAATGAACAAGGGGTCGAAGTGGAAGATCTTGAACAAGAAGTTGAGGCACAAGTTGAGGTTCCAATTGTTGTTGAAGTTGAAAGTCTCCCGAAGAAGGTGAAAATTCCAGAAGTGAACAATGAAGAGGTTAAGGAAAAGGTAATAGAGGCACCAAAAAATCGAGGACCAATTCATAGGTCTCCTCCTCCTTTCCCTCAAAGACTTGCTAGGAAGGTCGATGATAGCAAACTGGAGAAGTTCTGTGATATTCTCAAGCAATTATCGGTGAACATTCCatttgtggaagcatttcaagagattTCGGGTTTTGCTAAGTACTTGATCACTAAAAAGAGAACCACCAAGAATGAACTGGTGAATGTGACTCACCGGGTTAGCTCTGTCATTTCAACAACCACCGTCCAAAAGAAAGAGGACCCGGGAGCCTTCACTATTCCATGCACTATTGGATTGCACAATTTTGCACGATCCCTTTGTGATAATGGGGCTAGCATCAACTTAATGACCCTTGATATTTCAAGCAAGTGGAATTAG
- the LOC138898174 gene encoding uncharacterized protein — protein sequence MDHKSLHHVFKQKKFNLHQRRWLELLKDYDIDILYHSGEANVVADTLSHGSMGSLSYLQPEKRDIAREIHQLANLGVRLLDSGGTRATIQDTTTSYFVNEVKERQYKDPMLAHYIDATPQKEKTPF from the coding sequence atggatcataagagcctgCATCATGTCTTCAAGCAAAAGAAATTTAATTTACAtcagaggcgatggttggagctactgaaagactatgatattgatATCTTATACCATTCAGGggaggcgaatgtagtagctgaCACCCTCAGTCAtggatctatgggtagcctatcatatttacagccagagaagagaGATATAGCccgtgagattcatcagctagctaatcttggagttcgattactagatTCAGGTGGTACCAGAGCTACTATTCAGGACACAACAACATCCTATTTTGTAaatgaagtgaaggaacgccagtataaGGATCCTATGCTAGCTCATTACATAGATgcaacccctcaaaaggagaagacgCCATTTTAG
- the LOC138898173 gene encoding uncharacterized protein yields MSVWEYNLEFDSLARYAPTIEAKMEDPVHWPCYDRLSDKRWCMYSLASEIYNWFVIISTPHGQGSHAPVSHSRVISRESISSDHQNCIYAFPGEPVLEQEGNTASPRGRFISYLKARKMIKKDYIYHLVRVQDMKVESPTLQSISVVNEFLDKLPGLPPEREIELSIDILPDTQTISITPYRMEHTELRELKEQLRDLLEKGFIRPVQHRREHLCYL; encoded by the exons ATGAGTGTTTGGGAGTACAACCTtgagtttgattctttggctaggtatgctcccactattgaagctaagatggaggatccgGTTCACTG GCCATGTTATGACAGATTGTCCGACAAGAGGTGGTGCATGTATAGTTTAGCCAGCGAGATCTATAACTGGTttgtcatcatcagtacgccccatGGGCAAGGTTCACATGCACCAGTCAGTCATAGTAGAGTTATAAGTAGAGAATCTATCTCTAGCGATCATCAGAACTGCATTTATGCATTTCCAGGGGAGCCAGTTCTGGAGCAGGaaggtaatactgcatcgccgagaggtaggtttatttcctatctcaaggcaaggaagatgataaAAAAggactatatttatcacttagttcgggtacaggatATGAAAGTAGAGTCACCTACCCTTCAGTCTATCTCGGTGGTTAATGAATTTCTCGATAAGCTTCCAGGCCTTCCGCCAGAGCGGGAGATTGAGCTTTCTATtgacatattaccagatactcagaCGATATCTATTACTCCTTATAGAATGGAACATACAGAGCttagagagttgaaagaacaactgagggatCTGCtcgaaaaaggctttatcagaccagTACAACACCGTAGGGAGCActtgtgttatttgtga